A section of the Macadamia integrifolia cultivar HAES 741 chromosome 9, SCU_Mint_v3, whole genome shotgun sequence genome encodes:
- the LOC122088404 gene encoding uncharacterized protein LOC122088404, with protein sequence MGSIVSKNKNRKKKKKKKSSCGPCEEVEYMRLREKLKLLQGEIHEIKHLREKECQAQKQQVKNYARKEAEWKGERKKLRDEVRRLRTELMVAKDHQEMTINHQGMLEDGEDGIFAGGINILDSQEYWQWQLMGQGSNFLVQHMREEQARRDEAVQKWKKLYLSIKTELDTLIHRAHQGDGLYLREEEDTIRVLKTELKGKEETIQDLKARVAVMEKEGIKKEREIDILRQSLRIMSSKRKGDSCYQGSHWKLAHVN encoded by the exons ATGGGTAGCATTGTAAGCAAGAACAAgaacagaaagaagaagaagaagaagaaaagcagcTGTGGCCCATGTGAGGAGGTGGAGTATATGCGCCTAAGAGAGAAGCTAAAGCTCTTGCAGGGTGAGATTCATGAGATAAAGCATTTAAGAGAGAAGGAATGTCAAGCCCAGAAGCAACAGGTGAAAAACTATGCTAGGAAGGAAGCAGAGTGGAAGGGTGAGAGGAAGAAGTTGAGAGATGAGGTGAGGAGGTTAAGAACAGAATTAATGGTAGCAAAAGATCATCAGGAGATGACTATTAATCATCAAGGGATGTTGGAGGACGGGGAAGATGGTATATTTGCAGGAGGGATAAATATTCTTGACAGTCAAGAGTATTGGCAATGGCAATTGATGGGCCAGGGGAGTAACTTCTTGGTTCAGCACATGAGGGAGGAACAGGCCCGTCGAGATGAGGCTGTGCAGAAATGGAAGAAGCTCTACCTTTCTATCAAAACTGAACTCGACACTCTTATTCATAGAGCTCATCAAg GAGATGGACTGTActtgagagaggaggaggacACCATAAGAGTACTGAAGACGGAACTGAAAGGCAAAGAAGAAACAATCCAAGATTTGAAAGCCAGAGTAGCTGTCATGGAGAAGGAAGGAAtcaaaaaggaaagggaaataGACATACTGAGGCAGAGCCTACGAATTATGAGCAGCAAGAGAAAGGGTGACTCATGTTACCAAGGGTCTCATTGGAAGCTTGCCCATGTAAATTAA